Proteins from a genomic interval of Zingiber officinale cultivar Zhangliang chromosome 1B, Zo_v1.1, whole genome shotgun sequence:
- the LOC122042335 gene encoding beta-glucosidase 31-like has protein sequence HDSNWCHVADGRGSVNPEGVQYYNNLINELKKYGIEPHVILLHFNLPQSLEDEYSGLLSPKIVEDFTAYADVCFREFGDRVKYWITVNEPNIEPILGHDLGIFPPNHCSSSLASSLGLNCSKGNSSVEPYVAGHNLLFSHASAVSLYRKKY, from the exons CATGATTCTAATTGGTGCCATGTTGCAGATGGTAGAGGGTCAGTTAATCCAGAAGGGGTGCAGTATTATAATAACTTGATCAATGAACTCAAGAAATATG GAATTGAACCTCATGTCATTCTTCTTCACTTTAACCTCCCCCAATCTTTGGAAGATGAATATTCTGGACTCTTGAGCCCAAAGATTGT AGAGGACTTCACTGCTTATGCTGATGTGTGCTTTAGAGAGTTTGGGGATAGAGTGAAATACTGGATCACTGTCAATGAGCCAAACATTGAACCCATCCTTGGCCATGATCTGGGAATATTTCCACCAAATCACTGTTCTTCCTCCTTGGCCTCTTCCCTTGGCCTCAATTGCAGCAAAGGGAATTCATCTGTTGAACCATATGTAGCTGGTCATAACCTTTTGTTTTCCCATGCATCAGCAGTCTCCCTATACAGAAAGAAATATTAG